The genomic segment CCAGAGGACGCCGTGGAGCTGACGGTGGTCGTTGACGAGGCCGAGGACGTGGACGGCAGCGACGACAGCAGGTCGAACATCTCCCACCGCGTCggcccctgctgctgctgctggtgctggtgcctcggttgctgctgctgcggcggcggcgccggcttgGGGGCGGCCTTCTCGCTGGACTTGCGGATGATGACGGCGTTCTTGGCCGCCACCGCGTCCAGCGTCTCCACGTACTTCTGGACGCGCTTCAcctgcgacggcggcggcggcggccggaatCGATTCGAATTCAGTCAGCCGCGGCATTGGAATTCAACGCGGGTGGGGTGGGGAGGCGAAATATCGAATTGATGCGCTACTGTACTGCTACTAGTGAATGCTTGCTTCTCACTCACCTGCATCCGCCTCTGCGCCTTGACGTCGCCGTCGGCGACCACGGCGTCGAGCTTGAGCAGCTCGTTCATGAGCAGCTCCGTCACCTGCACCACGTCGTTCTCCGCGACCTTCTCCCCCTTGCGCACCGACGCGTCCAGCGCCGCCACCTGCCAAGCCGCcaatcagatttttttttttcagaatCAGAGGTGAGCAGCACCGACTGCTTGGTCAACTCCCCTAGTCCCCTGTTCTGTTCGTTCTGCTCTCGAGATGGGCTCGGAAAAAAGATGCAATCtttgggatggatggatggatatgGATAGATGGGGATGGCTAAATGTACCTTGGGGGCGAGCTTGTCGACCCCGGCGGTGACGGCGGCGACGGCCCTGGCGGCCTTCTCGAGGTGTCCGTTGCGGCGCTCCTCGATGAGGCGGCGCGCGCGGGCCTCGGGGTCCTCCACGACGACGACCTTGGAGCGGTCCTTGACGCCGGCCATGTCCAGGAACGCCTTGGAGTCGCGCTCCTTGTCCTTGTACAGCACCTTCTGGTCGTCCGGGTGCAGCCCCGTCTTGGCGGCCACCAGCTTCTTCAGCTCCCCTGcacaccgcagcagcagcagagtcAGGCCGGCGGCCGGCGCGAACGAACGGACGAGACAAACGAGCAAGCGAGCGGAGCCGATGACTGACCGAAGGAGGCCTCGGAGCTGATGTAGATCTCGTGCGTGACGCCGGCGTGCTTGACCTTGACCCGGATGGTGGGCACCGGCTTCACGTTGGGCGACGGCTCGTCGTCGCCCGCCCCGCCCCCGCCGCCCCTCTTCTGCACCAGCATCCCGCCGGGCCGCACCTCCCACACCTCCTCCGCCGGCACCTTTCCGCCGTTCCCTCCACCGGTGgcgaccgccaccgccgccggcgccTCCTTCGTCGACCCTAGCTTCACCGGCGCGCCCTTCCTGCTCTTGGGGCTCGCTCCCAGCATACTGCCTGTCTCCTGTCTGCTCGACTGCTCAAAcctgggcgccgccgccgccgatcgaGGCAATGGCGCGAAAGAAAGcacacctagctagctagctagcccaCAGCCTGTTGGCCAGGCGGCGAATATGAAGGCAGGTGGGGCGGGCAGCGGGGATCGGAGGGAGAAGCCAAGGAAGAAGACCGAcgaacggacggacggacggatggatggatggatggacagCGAAGAGGAGAAGAAAATAATGAGAGGCAGCGGGCGAGGTGGATGCGGGAACCACCGCATGGACAGGGGGAATATATACGCCAAA from the Miscanthus floridulus cultivar M001 unplaced genomic scaffold, ASM1932011v1 fs_115_2_3, whole genome shotgun sequence genome contains:
- the LOC136530375 gene encoding BAG family molecular chaperone regulator 3-like: MLGASPKSRKGAPVKLGSTKEAPAAVAVATGGGNGGKVPAEEVWEVRPGGMLVQKRGGGGGAGDDEPSPNVKPVPTIRVKVKHAGVTHEIYISSEASFGELKKLVAAKTGLHPDDQKVLYKDKERDSKAFLDMAGVKDRSKVVVVEDPEARARRLIEERRNGHLEKAARAVAAVTAGVDKLAPKVAALDASVRKGEKVAENDVVQVTELLMNELLKLDAVVADGDVKAQRRMQVKRVQKYVETLDAVAAKNAVIIRKSSEKAAPKPAPPPQQQQPRHQHQQQQQGPTRWEMFDLLSSLPSTSSASSTTTVSSTASSGAPPTNRLDWML